In Mongoliitalea daihaiensis, one DNA window encodes the following:
- a CDS encoding non-ribosomal peptide synthetase yields MSDYRLTEVAYNPFSKGIIERVFLPTEAQKEILLSCYLGGDEANLSYNESISLDLRGTLDVQALETSIQSLVKKFDSLRMIFTHDGSHGLVLKEPIIDFQEIDYSLLDELEKQLAVQEMVTTEASILFNLADGPLIRFRLLKLSGDWYQLVIVAHHVVCDGWSYGLILEDLAKSYNNPELAHSNFVNKAIQFADYANFLRSDDGISISKQAENYWLQKFQDSPPKLNLPTIRERPKFRTFKGKRLDFELNEGVVDLIKRLSAASKSSLVHTLKSLFEILIHKISNQHDFVIGFPAAGQNLTGFENVVGHCVNLLPTRVIIQDNITVLDFIKQRKNEVLDDLEFQNLTFGTLVQQLKIERERGRIPLVPVVFNVDLGMDDLVSFDGLESFVLSNPRLYENFEIFFNVTQRDQALVLEWSYNTQLFDEELITYWMHTLEWIIQMVSASPEMYVEKVLCQSKDFSNSLLRINTTEFLLQGKSSFLEHFLRQVSNDPKATAVIARDEIFSYRKLDELSRTISQNLNALNLPKGAIVAIYLTRNIELIASLLGILRSGLTYLPIDPSMPKERIDYILADAQVALVVTHDDLKYNIEEDFQVKLIDELLESSRNPDHFEEQVPAFDDLAYLLYTSGSTGKPKGTKISHGNLLNFLESMQQRPGISKGQRLLAITSISFDISGLELLLPLIAGATVVLATSEEHKDGKAIARLIQKCDVDMMQGTPSTFKMLKALDWSPPQRLKILCGGEPLFSDLARFLLKNSSSLWNMYGPTETTIWSTVKEVKNPESITVGQPIGNTQIYILSSRGNMVPLGSTGEICIGGLGVGKGYLNREDLTQQRFLLHPVNPSLGMIYKTGDIGRINLKGELECFGRMDDQVKIRGFRIELGEIESVLTSLPAINNAAVLAFDENQEKFLAAFITRSNKSMVLDEQALVQEIRSALLQKLPDYMVPTAWSVLEEFPLTTSRKIDKTKLAQLKIEKLSKVVSALPETASEKSIAAIWRKFLKVEELGMDDDFFELGGHSLLAVEIMVEIERTLGKTFPVNTIFQSPVFRDFCAKVIEQEESDVSWDVIVPIKPTGNKPPLFLIHGAGANVTPFYGLSAQMDEDQPVYGIQSKGLNGIDEPLQTIEEMAAFYLQEIKKVCPTGIFHIGGQSFGAYVTFEMAKQMKAHGAEMGKVILFDVPAYQSETALDTWGKIKMKVENEFEKRVVDLQLAVKNPESFKRMKVNSFTRKGTFLKKWLGLEKADEGTDLFTTIEKIRSINHKASDSYLLSYFEGCIYLIKAKIKTFLVSDKLNYGWQKFAKEVVPIDVDGDHNSMIDDPELVMNFAEKLQQILDEKLSLDNNSQESA; encoded by the coding sequence ATGAGCGATTATAGACTTACAGAAGTAGCATACAATCCATTTTCAAAAGGGATCATTGAGCGTGTTTTTCTACCTACGGAAGCTCAAAAAGAGATATTATTGTCTTGCTATTTAGGGGGTGATGAAGCAAATCTATCTTACAATGAGTCAATTTCTTTGGATCTCAGAGGTACTTTGGATGTGCAAGCACTAGAAACATCCATTCAAAGTCTTGTCAAAAAATTTGATAGTTTAAGGATGATTTTCACCCATGATGGCAGTCATGGACTTGTCCTTAAGGAACCGATCATTGATTTTCAAGAGATAGATTACAGTCTTTTAGATGAGCTTGAAAAGCAGTTAGCTGTCCAAGAGATGGTTACTACAGAAGCATCAATACTATTTAATTTAGCAGACGGTCCTTTGATACGTTTTAGATTGCTCAAGTTATCCGGGGATTGGTATCAGTTAGTGATTGTTGCACATCATGTGGTTTGTGATGGATGGTCTTACGGACTTATTTTAGAGGACTTGGCGAAGTCTTATAATAACCCAGAGTTAGCTCATTCGAATTTTGTAAACAAAGCTATTCAATTTGCTGATTATGCTAATTTTTTAAGATCTGACGATGGTATTTCAATCAGCAAACAAGCTGAAAATTATTGGTTGCAAAAATTTCAAGATTCTCCACCTAAACTAAATCTTCCCACTATCCGAGAAAGACCTAAGTTTCGGACATTTAAAGGTAAAAGGCTTGACTTTGAGTTGAATGAAGGTGTAGTGGATTTGATTAAAAGACTCAGTGCTGCATCTAAAAGTTCTTTGGTTCATACCTTAAAAAGTTTATTTGAAATCCTGATTCATAAAATTTCGAATCAGCATGATTTTGTCATTGGATTTCCTGCAGCTGGACAAAATCTAACAGGTTTTGAGAATGTAGTTGGCCATTGTGTAAACTTGCTGCCAACACGGGTGATTATCCAAGATAATATCACTGTTTTAGACTTTATCAAACAACGGAAAAATGAAGTTTTAGATGACCTGGAATTTCAAAATTTAACTTTTGGGACACTTGTGCAACAATTAAAAATTGAGCGGGAGAGAGGACGAATTCCTTTAGTACCTGTGGTTTTTAATGTGGATTTAGGGATGGATGATTTAGTCTCTTTCGATGGGCTAGAATCCTTTGTGCTTTCTAACCCTAGATTGTATGAGAACTTCGAAATTTTTTTCAATGTTACCCAACGAGACCAAGCCCTCGTCTTAGAGTGGTCTTACAATACCCAGCTTTTTGATGAAGAGTTGATTACTTATTGGATGCACACACTGGAATGGATCATTCAAATGGTTTCAGCGTCACCTGAAATGTATGTAGAAAAAGTATTGTGCCAAAGTAAAGATTTTTCTAATTCTCTGTTAAGAATTAATACCACCGAATTTTTGCTTCAAGGGAAATCAAGTTTTTTGGAACACTTTCTTCGACAGGTCTCTAATGACCCAAAAGCTACAGCAGTTATAGCAAGAGATGAAATCTTTAGCTATCGGAAACTAGACGAACTTTCGCGGACAATTTCTCAGAATCTTAATGCATTGAATCTTCCTAAAGGTGCAATTGTAGCTATTTATTTGACTAGAAATATTGAGCTGATTGCATCTCTTTTGGGAATTTTAAGAAGTGGTTTGACCTATCTTCCGATCGATCCCAGTATGCCAAAAGAAAGGATTGATTACATTTTAGCAGATGCTCAAGTAGCATTGGTTGTCACTCATGATGATTTAAAGTATAATATTGAGGAGGATTTCCAGGTGAAGCTAATAGATGAATTATTGGAGTCAAGTCGAAATCCTGATCATTTCGAAGAGCAAGTGCCAGCATTTGATGATTTAGCCTATCTGTTGTATACCTCAGGGTCGACGGGTAAACCGAAGGGTACAAAAATCAGTCACGGGAATCTGTTGAATTTTTTAGAGAGTATGCAGCAGCGTCCAGGAATTTCTAAAGGACAGCGGCTTTTGGCTATAACTTCTATTTCATTTGATATTTCTGGTCTGGAGCTCTTATTGCCTTTGATTGCAGGGGCTACGGTTGTACTTGCGACGAGTGAAGAACATAAAGACGGGAAAGCGATAGCCCGACTTATTCAAAAATGTGATGTAGATATGATGCAGGGGACCCCTAGCACATTTAAAATGTTGAAAGCTTTGGACTGGTCACCTCCACAGCGATTGAAAATTTTATGTGGTGGTGAACCATTGTTCTCTGATTTAGCCAGATTTTTACTTAAAAATTCGAGTTCGCTTTGGAATATGTATGGACCTACCGAAACAACCATTTGGTCAACTGTCAAAGAAGTAAAAAATCCAGAATCAATAACGGTAGGCCAGCCAATTGGAAATACTCAGATTTATATTCTTTCATCTAGAGGGAATATGGTTCCATTGGGTTCTACTGGCGAAATCTGTATAGGAGGACTTGGGGTTGGGAAAGGTTATCTGAACAGGGAAGATTTAACACAGCAGCGGTTTTTACTTCATCCTGTAAATCCATCTCTGGGAATGATTTATAAAACAGGTGATATTGGTCGCATAAACCTGAAGGGTGAATTAGAGTGCTTTGGAAGGATGGATGATCAAGTGAAAATCCGTGGTTTCCGAATAGAGTTAGGAGAAATCGAGTCTGTTTTAACCAGTCTTCCCGCTATCAATAACGCCGCGGTATTGGCTTTTGATGAAAATCAGGAAAAGTTCTTAGCTGCTTTTATTACCAGATCTAATAAAAGTATGGTATTGGATGAACAGGCACTCGTTCAAGAAATTAGATCAGCATTGCTCCAGAAATTACCAGATTACATGGTACCGACAGCATGGAGTGTTTTAGAGGAGTTCCCTCTCACGACAAGTAGAAAAATAGATAAAACGAAGCTTGCTCAGTTAAAAATAGAAAAATTAAGCAAGGTTGTTTCAGCCCTACCAGAAACTGCTTCAGAGAAAAGTATTGCAGCTATTTGGCGGAAATTTTTAAAGGTAGAGGAGTTAGGAATGGATGATGATTTCTTTGAATTGGGAGGTCATTCCCTACTTGCAGTAGAAATTATGGTGGAGATTGAGCGGACACTTGGGAAAACATTTCCAGTAAACACTATTTTTCAAAGTCCTGTTTTTAGAGATTTTTGCGCCAAGGTAATAGAACAAGAGGAGTCTGATGTTTCTTGGGATGTCATTGTACCCATCAAGCCTACTGGGAATAAACCACCACTCTTTTTGATCCATGGAGCAGGTGCAAATGTCACACCATTTTACGGACTTTCCGCTCAGATGGACGAGGATCAACCTGTATACGGTATTCAGTCCAAAGGCTTGAATGGGATAGATGAACCTTTGCAAACAATTGAAGAAATGGCGGCTTTTTATTTGCAAGAAATCAAAAAAGTATGTCCCACAGGAATCTTTCATATTGGAGGACAATCTTTTGGAGCCTACGTAACATTTGAAATGGCCAAGCAAATGAAAGCCCATGGCGCAGAGATGGGTAAAGTTATCTTGTTTGACGTGCCAGCCTATCAATCTGAAACCGCTTTGGACACTTGGGGTAAAATAAAAATGAAAGTGGAGAATGAGTTCGAAAAAAGAGTAGTTGACTTGCAATTGGCAGTGAAAAATCCTGAAAGTTTCAAACGAATGAAAGTGAACTCGTTTACTAGAAAGGGAACCTTCCTCAAAAAATGGCTTGGTTTAGAAAAAGCCGATGAGGGTACCGATCTGTTTACAACCATTGAAAAAATCCGATCCATTAATCATAAGGCAAGTGATTCCTATCTACTTTCGTATTTTGAAGGCTGTATTTATTTGATAAAAGCAAAAATTAAAACATTTCTAGTTTCCGATAAATTGAATTACGGATGGCAAAAATTTGCTAAGGAAGTGGTTCCGATTGATGTGGATGGAGATCATAATTCAATGATTGATGACCCTGAGTTGGTAATGAATTTTGCGGAAAAACTGCAACAAATTCTAGATGAGAAATTGAGTTTAGATAATAATTCTCAAGAATCTGCATGA
- a CDS encoding type I polyketide synthase: MSFLHIYFQKSVSSFPERKALVLGEQYLTFHSLDEKSKFFASQIHSKYGEGNIIGLSGTKNLNMIVALLAIFRSGNAYLPLDPTFPKSRLQDMITTAQLSTVICQNDEINLWTDLELTAFPVPKEMTTVEFEDKFFPLAAVLFTSGSTGKPKGVKLLHKGLHGHIENKLNIGKQIFELCSEKIFKFTQFAHIGFDASIKEIFECFAVGGELHLLGDEVRKDSWEFLKYLKSQSINSIDIPIATLTLLVEEVLKQKETLPSLKQVTVGGEVLKITTQIREFFTNHTKAILVNDYGPTEASIAVTHKVLNGAPQDWDELPSIGEALDNATLFVLNERLEEVGEGEIGELFIGGPCLAEGYIHNQSLTDDRFIFWDRGREIIRLYSTGDQVCKLGNEFYFKGRADDQIKIHGNRVELAEIELAISSIPGVGESAVKLHTEESGLKSIIGYFTITDISIVNKVDVLKGIASKLPSYMIPAQLIELNEIPKTSTGKIDKRALPITTKERPDWLGELLIPTNKTEEKILAIFKYFLRYEVLGINDNFFELGGNSFLAQRTISELRFLYQLTIPIIEFYKSPTTKALAAFLDGKNQSLELSNANKLDSQRPEVAIIGMEFNFPGTSNEESLLKVLTEGKETIQFFTKDELDASLSSALLNNPNLVAARGIVDGYREFDSGFFGLNVKVAELADPQIRKLLELSYAVLEKTGYASTDEGGLEIGVFAGASKNTYYEHNLLSHKDLLSMYGDFQVDSLNEKDYIASRIAYHLNLTGPAASVYSACSTSLLAVAQAVEAIQSGKCSMALAGAASIHSPVETGHVYEEGGVYSRDGHVYSFDSRANGTVFSDGLGVVLLKRLDQALKDGDPVLAVVKGVGINNDGGAKGSFSGPSALGQAKAIRMAFEKSGLQPKDVSYLEAHATATPLGDPIEIDGLTMVFGKEKSKHGCAIGTIKANIGHLNAASGMAGMVKVLLSIKYKQLFPQINYKQTNPNINFEDSPFYVNTELKTWETTANQPRVAGISSLGVGGTNVHLILGEYQSKQDTQLPNKISRPAYLLGWSAKSQESADAYKEKLESYLQKTPVLDLQDVAYTLHQKRPSFQWKNFAVASKTDGYFIFESAVPSVTSLKHQKNVFLFPGQGAQFVNMGLQLFKSNEFFKASVDACDAIIQRVAGFSICESIFKEIVDEQAILNLNNTKFTQPALFSIEYALAKLMQELGIQPDLLCGHSVGEFVAAHLAGVFSLEDALKLVCERGRLISELPGGIMMSIRATLEDVSPFLTEGVSVAGVNAAKQIVVAGEQETIEALEKVLSRNGIVNRILRTSHAFHSHMMDAAKEPFRELFSQIQLSPPKKPIISTVTGQLLTAEEACDVNYWVGHMREAVMFYDAASTILQQEEYAVFIELGPGKVLSSLLRQHSQSKGKLIVNTLDEENSYAAFLTSLGKLWSIGLPLKLDTINGESGKLVDLPTYAFRKQKLWIEPALQARTEEMKQEFSQPIQEQFIQPINKPMERLTTLKNKVFEMLADAAGIESQSEDESFFEMGIDSLLLTQMVSMVKSKFNVPVTFKQLNSELSDVKSLATYLDQVLPKEAIPVAAVQPVSQIPSQAIPLGVSSAVPQMQQVQSIQPIQSGATGNLHLQLISRQLELLSQQIQVLSGGITENSLVPSQPITQDVSQAPEANSLVASEKPAPQAPVEVKKQKTFGAMARIEKQRAKLSASQEVFIHNFQKRFNEKTKGSKAYTQEHRPYMADPRVVSGFKPAIKEITYSLVVNKSKGKYLWDVDGNQYLDALNGFGSVFLGHNPDFIKNAIIDQLEKGYEIGPQHELSGVVSKMIQEVLGHDRVALCNTGSEAVLGAVRMARTVTGRSLVISFNGSYHGIFDEVIVRSLPNGKSYPAAAGIMPESVHNIMVLEYGTPESLEIIRQRKDDIAAVLVEPVQSRSPEFVPIEFLKEVRTICNESGSALIFDEVITGFRMGMQGVQGLMGIKADIASYGKVVGGGISIGVMAGSSRFMDALDGGFWQYGDDSVPEAGVTYFAGTFVRHPLALASTKASVEYLIKDNGAIQRRLNDYTTHLMKRLNQVFEHYNLPMYTVNFGSLWLTKYKEELPQSELIFALMREKGIHIYENFPCFLTEPYETSDLDRIVQSFQDSIQELVAHGFFADYVGELKEKRSNPFEQAPIPGAELGLDSHGKPAWFKKDTTQSGTFYKIDVN, from the coding sequence ATGAGTTTTTTACATATATATTTCCAGAAATCGGTAAGTAGCTTTCCAGAAAGGAAGGCCTTGGTTTTAGGTGAACAATATTTGACTTTTCATAGTCTTGATGAAAAATCAAAATTTTTTGCAAGTCAAATCCATTCAAAATATGGTGAGGGAAATATAATTGGCTTAAGTGGTACCAAAAACTTAAACATGATAGTAGCGCTTTTAGCTATTTTCAGGTCGGGAAATGCGTATCTTCCATTGGATCCAACTTTCCCCAAGTCTAGGCTTCAAGATATGATTACTACTGCACAACTCAGTACAGTAATATGTCAAAACGATGAAATAAACCTATGGACGGATTTAGAATTAACCGCGTTTCCAGTTCCAAAAGAAATGACTACGGTTGAATTTGAGGACAAATTTTTTCCTTTAGCGGCAGTCTTGTTTACCTCAGGGTCCACAGGTAAGCCAAAAGGGGTGAAATTACTCCATAAAGGATTACATGGACATATCGAAAATAAATTAAACATAGGGAAGCAAATCTTTGAACTTTGTTCTGAAAAGATTTTTAAATTTACTCAGTTTGCTCATATTGGTTTTGATGCTTCTATCAAAGAAATTTTTGAATGTTTCGCAGTAGGTGGGGAGCTTCACTTATTAGGTGATGAAGTGAGAAAAGATTCTTGGGAGTTTTTAAAATACCTAAAGAGTCAATCCATTAATTCAATAGATATACCTATTGCAACGCTTACTTTATTGGTTGAAGAGGTGCTCAAGCAAAAGGAAACGCTCCCGTCGTTAAAACAAGTGACAGTCGGAGGAGAAGTCTTAAAAATAACTACTCAAATCCGTGAATTCTTTACCAATCATACAAAAGCTATTTTAGTGAATGATTATGGCCCAACTGAGGCATCGATTGCCGTAACCCATAAGGTTTTGAATGGAGCTCCTCAAGATTGGGACGAACTGCCGTCTATAGGGGAAGCCTTAGATAACGCCACACTTTTTGTTTTAAATGAGCGATTAGAAGAGGTGGGTGAAGGAGAAATCGGAGAGTTATTCATAGGTGGGCCATGTTTAGCTGAAGGCTATATACATAATCAGAGCCTAACGGATGATCGTTTTATTTTCTGGGATAGAGGAAGGGAAATTATCCGATTATACAGTACAGGTGATCAAGTTTGTAAACTCGGAAATGAGTTTTATTTTAAAGGAAGGGCAGATGATCAGATAAAAATTCATGGTAATCGTGTAGAGCTTGCTGAGATAGAGCTCGCGATTTCATCCATTCCAGGTGTAGGAGAATCTGCTGTGAAGCTTCACACGGAAGAGTCAGGTCTAAAATCGATCATTGGGTATTTCACAATAACTGACATTTCTATTGTGAATAAGGTAGATGTTTTGAAAGGGATTGCTTCAAAACTTCCATCCTACATGATTCCTGCTCAATTGATAGAATTAAATGAGATTCCAAAAACATCCACTGGGAAGATTGATAAAAGGGCGTTGCCAATTACCACGAAAGAAAGACCAGATTGGTTAGGTGAACTTTTGATACCTACTAATAAAACTGAGGAGAAAATACTTGCAATATTTAAATACTTTTTAAGGTATGAAGTTCTTGGGATTAATGATAATTTTTTTGAATTAGGAGGTAATTCCTTTTTAGCTCAGAGGACTATTTCAGAGCTTCGATTCCTTTATCAACTAACTATTCCAATAATTGAGTTTTATAAGTCTCCAACCACAAAAGCTTTAGCTGCTTTTTTAGATGGCAAAAATCAGAGCTTAGAATTATCTAATGCAAACAAATTAGATTCTCAAAGGCCTGAAGTGGCCATAATTGGAATGGAATTCAACTTTCCAGGGACTTCAAATGAAGAAAGTTTATTGAAAGTTTTAACAGAAGGTAAAGAAACCATACAGTTTTTCACCAAAGATGAACTTGATGCTTCACTTTCATCTGCATTATTGAACAATCCCAATTTAGTTGCAGCAAGGGGTATAGTTGATGGTTATAGGGAGTTTGATAGTGGTTTTTTTGGGCTCAATGTTAAAGTAGCTGAATTAGCTGACCCCCAAATTAGGAAATTGCTGGAGTTGAGCTATGCAGTTCTCGAAAAAACAGGATATGCGTCTACAGATGAAGGTGGATTGGAAATAGGTGTATTTGCAGGAGCTTCTAAGAATACTTATTACGAGCATAACCTGCTTTCTCATAAAGATTTGTTGTCTATGTATGGGGATTTTCAGGTGGATTCCCTCAATGAAAAAGACTACATAGCTTCAAGGATAGCTTATCACCTAAATCTTACTGGTCCCGCTGCAAGTGTCTACTCTGCGTGTTCGACATCACTACTAGCCGTAGCTCAAGCGGTGGAAGCAATTCAATCAGGTAAGTGTTCGATGGCTCTTGCAGGAGCAGCTAGCATACACAGTCCAGTTGAAACGGGTCATGTTTATGAAGAGGGAGGGGTTTACAGTCGTGATGGTCATGTGTATTCATTTGATTCAAGGGCAAATGGAACTGTTTTTAGTGATGGTTTGGGAGTAGTGCTATTGAAGCGGCTTGATCAAGCGCTTAAAGATGGTGATCCGGTTTTGGCGGTAGTCAAAGGTGTAGGTATAAATAATGATGGAGGTGCCAAGGGAAGTTTTTCTGGTCCAAGTGCTTTAGGACAGGCCAAAGCCATTCGAATGGCTTTCGAAAAATCAGGTTTACAGCCCAAAGATGTAAGCTATTTAGAAGCTCATGCCACAGCCACTCCTTTAGGTGATCCAATTGAGATTGATGGATTAACTATGGTCTTTGGCAAAGAAAAGTCAAAACATGGGTGTGCTATTGGAACTATCAAGGCTAATATAGGGCATTTAAACGCAGCGTCAGGGATGGCTGGAATGGTAAAAGTACTTTTGTCAATTAAATACAAGCAACTCTTTCCTCAGATCAACTACAAACAGACAAATCCAAATATCAATTTTGAGGATAGTCCATTCTATGTAAATACGGAGTTAAAAACTTGGGAAACTACGGCCAACCAACCAAGAGTTGCAGGTATCAGCTCTCTTGGAGTAGGTGGTACAAATGTTCATCTAATTCTTGGGGAGTACCAATCGAAACAAGACACTCAACTACCTAATAAAATTAGTCGTCCTGCGTACCTACTTGGTTGGTCAGCTAAATCACAGGAAAGTGCTGATGCTTATAAAGAAAAATTAGAAAGTTATTTGCAAAAAACGCCAGTCTTAGATTTGCAAGACGTGGCCTATACGCTTCATCAAAAAAGACCTTCTTTCCAATGGAAAAATTTCGCTGTAGCTAGTAAAACAGACGGATATTTTATTTTTGAGTCCGCAGTTCCATCTGTAACGAGCTTAAAGCATCAAAAAAACGTATTTTTATTTCCTGGCCAAGGTGCACAATTTGTCAATATGGGTTTGCAACTTTTCAAATCCAATGAATTTTTTAAAGCATCTGTAGATGCTTGTGATGCCATTATTCAGCGAGTTGCAGGCTTTTCGATTTGCGAATCCATTTTCAAAGAAATTGTTGATGAGCAAGCGATTTTAAACTTGAATAATACCAAATTCACGCAGCCTGCATTATTTTCGATCGAATATGCATTAGCAAAGTTAATGCAAGAACTAGGTATTCAGCCAGACTTATTATGCGGTCATAGTGTTGGTGAGTTTGTGGCAGCACATTTGGCAGGAGTTTTTTCATTGGAAGATGCTTTGAAGTTGGTTTGTGAACGTGGTCGATTGATTTCCGAACTTCCAGGAGGAATCATGATGTCCATTCGGGCTACCTTGGAAGATGTTAGTCCATTCCTCACTGAAGGAGTTTCTGTGGCTGGGGTTAATGCTGCTAAACAAATTGTTGTGGCTGGGGAGCAAGAAACTATTGAAGCACTGGAAAAAGTCCTTTCGAGGAATGGAATTGTTAATAGGATACTTCGAACTAGCCATGCATTTCATTCACACATGATGGATGCGGCCAAGGAGCCATTCCGTGAATTATTTTCCCAAATTCAACTTTCCCCACCTAAGAAACCAATCATTTCCACAGTTACTGGCCAATTATTGACAGCGGAGGAGGCTTGTGATGTAAATTATTGGGTGGGACACATGAGAGAAGCAGTCATGTTTTACGATGCAGCTTCTACAATTTTACAGCAGGAGGAATATGCAGTTTTCATTGAACTTGGACCTGGCAAAGTACTATCTTCATTGCTCAGGCAGCATTCTCAAAGTAAGGGAAAGCTCATTGTAAATACCTTAGATGAAGAAAACTCCTATGCAGCATTTTTGACTTCACTTGGAAAACTTTGGTCTATTGGGCTTCCATTAAAACTTGATACGATCAATGGTGAATCTGGTAAACTAGTGGATTTGCCAACCTATGCTTTCAGAAAACAAAAACTGTGGATCGAACCAGCTTTGCAGGCCAGAACTGAGGAAATGAAACAAGAATTTTCTCAACCTATTCAAGAACAATTTATTCAACCAATAAACAAGCCTATGGAACGCTTGACAACTCTTAAAAATAAGGTGTTTGAAATGTTGGCAGATGCTGCTGGCATTGAGTCTCAATCAGAAGACGAATCATTTTTTGAAATGGGTATAGACTCCTTACTGCTTACTCAAATGGTCAGCATGGTGAAATCCAAATTCAATGTTCCGGTGACATTTAAACAATTGAATTCAGAGCTTTCAGATGTAAAATCTTTGGCAACCTATCTAGATCAAGTATTACCAAAAGAAGCAATCCCCGTCGCGGCAGTTCAACCTGTCTCTCAGATACCAAGTCAAGCAATTCCTTTGGGGGTATCTTCTGCTGTTCCTCAGATGCAACAGGTGCAATCGATTCAACCTATTCAGTCTGGAGCAACAGGCAACCTTCATCTTCAATTGATATCCAGGCAATTGGAGTTGTTGTCGCAACAAATTCAAGTTTTAAGTGGAGGAATTACCGAAAACTCTTTGGTACCATCTCAACCAATTACTCAGGATGTCTCCCAAGCTCCCGAAGCTAATTCTCTGGTAGCTTCTGAGAAACCCGCTCCTCAAGCGCCAGTCGAGGTCAAAAAGCAGAAAACTTTTGGTGCTATGGCACGAATTGAAAAGCAACGGGCCAAGTTGAGTGCCAGTCAAGAAGTCTTTATTCACAATTTTCAAAAACGATTCAACGAAAAAACCAAGGGAAGTAAAGCATACACTCAGGAGCATAGGCCATACATGGCTGATCCTAGAGTAGTATCAGGTTTCAAACCTGCGATCAAAGAAATTACCTATTCTCTTGTAGTTAATAAATCCAAAGGAAAGTATCTCTGGGATGTTGATGGGAACCAATATTTAGATGCATTGAATGGATTTGGTTCTGTTTTCTTGGGCCATAATCCAGATTTTATCAAAAATGCCATCATTGACCAACTTGAAAAAGGCTATGAAATTGGTCCACAGCATGAATTGTCCGGTGTGGTCAGTAAAATGATACAGGAAGTATTAGGTCATGATAGAGTTGCTTTATGTAATACAGGGTCCGAAGCGGTATTGGGAGCAGTGAGGATGGCTCGGACAGTGACGGGAAGGTCTTTGGTAATTTCTTTTAACGGGTCTTATCATGGTATTTTTGATGAGGTGATTGTTCGTAGTTTGCCAAATGGGAAAAGCTACCCTGCAGCTGCTGGTATTATGCCTGAGTCGGTACATAACATAATGGTGTTGGAGTACGGTACTCCTGAGTCATTGGAAATAATCAGGCAAAGGAAGGATGATATAGCTGCTGTATTGGTAGAGCCTGTTCAGAGTAGGAGTCCAGAATTTGTGCCCATAGAGTTTTTGAAAGAAGTGAGGACTATATGTAATGAATCAGGTTCTGCGTTGATTTTTGATGAAGTGATTACAGGATTCCGAATGGGCATGCAAGGTGTGCAAGGATTAATGGGAATCAAGGCTGATATTGCAAGTTATGGTAAAGTTGTAGGAGGAGGGATTTCCATTGGTGTGATGGCTGGCTCATCTCGATTTATGGATGCATTGGATGGTGGCTTTTGGCAATATGGAGATGATTCTGTTCCTGAAGCAGGGGTAACCTATTTCGCTGGCACATTTGTCAGGCATCCCTTAGCATTGGCTAGTACCAAGGCCTCTGTTGAATACTTAATCAAAGACAATGGTGCAATTCAGAGACGGCTCAATGATTATACTACACATTTGATGAAACGCTTAAATCAGGTTTTTGAGCATTATAACCTTCCGATGTATACGGTTAATTTTGGATCACTTTGGTTGACTAAATACAAAGAAGAGTTGCCACAGTCTGAGCTTATTTTTGCTTTAATGAGAGAAAAAGGAATACACATATATGAAAACTTTCCTTGTTTCTTGACAGAACCTTATGAAACATCTGACTTGGACAGGATTGTACAATCTTTCCAAGATAGTATTCAAGAGCTTGTAGCTCACGGTTTTTTTGCTGATTATGTGGGAGAACTCAAAGAAAAAAGGTCCAATCCGTTTGAGCAGGCTCCGATTCCAGGGGCAGAATTAGGTTTGGATTCACATGGTAAACCTGCTTGGTTTAAAAAAGATACCACCCAATCCGGTACATTTTACAAAATAGACGTAAATTAG